The proteins below are encoded in one region of Microbispora sp. NBC_01189:
- a CDS encoding transglycosylase domain-containing protein produces MTYSSYGPESSGRPEDASGSGGSSRPGRRRRSPRESDEYGAYGDHGGEYGEPAPPRQRGRGPAPQPSRPEPDPRRRSAAFEDTAAMGAVPPTPMQGPAQGSPQGSPQGPAQGPRGPVGGGRPPGGRDPRYGGPQGPGGPGVGGPGGPGGFGGPGGPGGPGGPGRPGVPGTDERTQALGMPAGGPRRDAEGQPTESMQTGGRRRRPSGRGGPGGPGGPGGPGGPGGPGGRGPRDPRDPGDFDDDDFEENDKPRRTGWKRFVPSWKILLASLTVLCAGLFGMIAVAYANTDLPSEHDAQEAAKAQGSTFYYRDGSVLARLGTKRVAVTIDQVPPYVQDAVVAAENRSFWEGGGIDIAGLTRSVWMTATGQQTQGGSTITQQMARNYFNGLSTEQTMKRKVKEIFIAVRLDKDWKKEKVLEYYLNTVLFGRNTYGIEAAAREFFHVPAKKLTVAQGAYLAGRIQQPGNFDKAEAEGNYAGTEERFKYVLNGMSLMTDKDGKPKYPNVAATAKFPKPKPQKISQEFSGLKGYMLSQALYELEGRKLGREQIKSGGYKIYTTFDKKLMQAAKKAVLNTTSSMSKEFHTGLAAVDPTNGRVIAFYGGNNYLNETWNEPFDSRKQAASAFKPYVLAAWLDAGYSLNSYVPGKETMPKELPGTTPITNGHSVPASIDVIYATAHSINTAFASMAFKLPGQLDDLRSLTEAAGISKRALEEDKNGVNGQSGHGYQLAIGSVGVTPVEQAAGYSIFANAGKHVDYHVIKEVKQGNTVVLTEAREVKQVISPEAAADATYAMEQVIKSGTARRWGPIGRPAAGKTGTNNDEKEAWFVGYTPQLVTAVGMYREQCVTKSGKIVQPRYSNCPITPNGKEHPKYNGNNPYTRVKEVSLGFEGADAPTHIWHDFMVAAHEGKPVEQFPAKAGMGSPENLVPSPTPTPSPTPEDGGGGFPNDMPTDFPNGGGGGGGDGACLPGDLSCDGGPGGGDDGVGLDLGDDGPGQGGPGGPGGQGAPADGGGAPASAPVPQSGTRP; encoded by the coding sequence GTGACTTACAGCAGCTACGGACCGGAATCGTCCGGCCGCCCCGAGGACGCCTCGGGCTCCGGTGGATCATCCCGCCCTGGGCGCCGCCGTCGCTCGCCCCGGGAATCCGACGAGTACGGCGCCTACGGCGATCACGGCGGCGAGTACGGCGAACCCGCCCCGCCGCGGCAGCGCGGCCGGGGTCCCGCGCCGCAGCCGTCCCGCCCCGAGCCGGACCCCCGCCGCCGTTCGGCGGCCTTCGAGGACACGGCGGCCATGGGCGCGGTGCCGCCGACTCCGATGCAGGGCCCGGCACAGGGTTCGCCGCAGGGTTCGCCGCAGGGGCCGGCACAGGGGCCGCGGGGTCCCGTGGGGGGCGGCCGCCCACCGGGAGGCCGCGACCCGCGCTACGGCGGCCCGCAGGGCCCCGGAGGTCCCGGCGTCGGCGGTCCGGGTGGCCCCGGCGGTTTCGGTGGTCCGGGAGGTCCCGGTGGTCCGGGAGGTCCGGGACGGCCTGGGGTTCCGGGCACCGACGAGCGCACGCAGGCGCTGGGCATGCCGGCGGGCGGCCCTCGCCGCGACGCCGAGGGGCAGCCCACCGAGTCGATGCAGACCGGCGGACGTCGCCGCAGGCCGTCCGGCCGCGGTGGTCCGGGTGGTCCGGGTGGTCCGGGGGGACCAGGCGGGCCCGGTGGCCCGGGCGGACGTGGTCCGCGTGACCCGCGTGACCCGGGCGACTTCGACGACGACGACTTCGAGGAGAACGACAAGCCCCGCCGTACGGGCTGGAAGCGGTTCGTCCCGAGCTGGAAGATCCTCCTCGCCAGCCTCACCGTGCTGTGCGCCGGCCTCTTCGGCATGATCGCGGTCGCCTACGCCAACACGGATCTGCCCTCCGAGCACGACGCGCAGGAGGCGGCCAAGGCCCAGGGCAGCACCTTCTACTACCGCGACGGCTCGGTGCTCGCCCGCCTCGGCACCAAGCGGGTGGCCGTCACCATCGACCAGGTGCCGCCGTACGTCCAGGACGCGGTGGTGGCGGCGGAGAACCGCTCGTTCTGGGAGGGCGGCGGCATCGACATCGCCGGCCTCACCCGGTCGGTCTGGATGACCGCCACGGGCCAGCAGACGCAGGGCGGGTCGACCATCACCCAGCAGATGGCCCGCAACTACTTCAACGGCCTCAGCACCGAGCAGACCATGAAGCGCAAGGTGAAGGAGATCTTCATCGCGGTCCGGCTCGACAAGGACTGGAAGAAGGAAAAGGTCCTCGAGTACTACCTGAACACGGTGCTCTTCGGCCGCAACACCTACGGCATCGAGGCGGCGGCGCGCGAGTTCTTCCACGTGCCCGCCAAGAAGCTGACCGTCGCGCAGGGGGCCTACCTGGCCGGGCGCATCCAGCAGCCGGGCAACTTCGACAAGGCCGAGGCCGAGGGCAACTACGCGGGCACCGAGGAGCGCTTCAAGTACGTCCTCAACGGCATGTCCCTGATGACCGACAAGGACGGCAAGCCCAAGTATCCGAACGTCGCGGCCACCGCGAAGTTCCCCAAGCCGAAGCCGCAGAAGATCTCGCAGGAGTTCAGCGGGCTCAAGGGCTACATGCTCAGCCAGGCGCTGTACGAGCTGGAGGGCCGCAAGCTCGGCCGCGAGCAGATCAAGAGCGGCGGCTACAAGATCTACACCACCTTCGACAAGAAGCTCATGCAGGCCGCGAAGAAGGCGGTCCTGAACACCACGTCGTCGATGTCGAAGGAGTTCCACACCGGCCTCGCGGCCGTGGACCCGACGAACGGCCGGGTGATCGCGTTCTACGGCGGCAACAACTACCTCAACGAGACCTGGAACGAGCCCTTCGACTCCAGGAAGCAGGCGGCCTCGGCGTTCAAGCCGTACGTGCTGGCCGCCTGGCTCGACGCGGGCTACAGCCTCAACAGCTACGTCCCCGGCAAGGAGACGATGCCGAAGGAGCTGCCCGGCACCACTCCGATCACCAACGGGCACTCCGTGCCCGCGTCGATCGACGTCATCTACGCGACCGCGCACTCGATCAACACGGCGTTCGCCTCGATGGCGTTCAAGCTGCCCGGTCAGCTCGACGACCTGCGGTCGCTCACCGAGGCGGCCGGCATCAGCAAGCGGGCGCTGGAGGAGGACAAGAACGGCGTCAACGGCCAGAGCGGGCACGGCTACCAGCTCGCGATCGGCAGCGTCGGCGTCACGCCGGTGGAACAGGCGGCCGGCTACTCGATCTTCGCCAACGCGGGCAAGCACGTCGACTACCACGTGATCAAAGAGGTCAAGCAGGGCAACACCGTCGTGCTGACCGAGGCCCGCGAGGTCAAGCAGGTGATCTCGCCGGAGGCGGCGGCCGACGCGACCTACGCGATGGAGCAGGTCATCAAGTCCGGTACCGCCAGACGCTGGGGTCCGATCGGGCGCCCCGCCGCCGGCAAGACCGGCACCAACAACGATGAGAAGGAAGCCTGGTTCGTCGGCTACACGCCGCAGCTGGTGACCGCGGTCGGCATGTACCGCGAGCAGTGCGTGACCAAGAGCGGCAAGATCGTGCAGCCGCGCTACTCCAACTGCCCGATCACGCCGAACGGCAAGGAGCACCCGAAGTACAACGGGAACAACCCGTACACCCGCGTCAAGGAGGTGTCGCTGGGCTTCGAGGGCGCAGACGCCCCGACGCACATCTGGCACGACTTCATGGTCGCGGCGCACGAGGGCAAGCCCGTCGAGCAGTTCCCGGCGAAGGCCGGCATGGGCAGCCCGGAGAACCTCGTGCCGAGCCCCACGCCCACCCCGTCGCCCACCCCGGAGGACGGCGGCGGCGGGTTCCCCAACGACATGCCGACCGACTTCCCGAACGGCGGCGGCGGTGGCGGCGGCGACGGCGCCTGTCTGCCC
- a CDS encoding DUF5318 family protein has translation MCSQRSVEARGFARRAAVRSVRADRTRARDVRDARPPLPRTARPHAEPTSRLCPGRGRRNVTNITPLRGGERGRGAGRTRGRTERASTAREYGESRVCVGEVCQGCTWNHLAVSFVHGTADPPGPSL, from the coding sequence ATGTGTTCACAGCGATCGGTCGAGGCCCGCGGCTTCGCCAGGCGGGCGGCCGTACGATCCGTCCGTGCCGATCGCACGCGGGCGCGGGACGTCAGGGACGCCCGCCCTCCACTCCCGCGTACGGCCCGGCCTCACGCTGAGCCCACGTCTCGCCTCTGCCCCGGGCGCGGGCGAAGGAACGTGACCAACATCACACCTCTGCGCGGAGGCGAACGGGGACGAGGGGCGGGACGGACCAGGGGGAGGACGGAGCGCGCCTCGACGGCCCGGGAATACGGCGAATCCCGGGTCTGTGTGGGGGAGGTCTGCCAAGGTTGTACCTGGAACCACCTGGCGGTGTCGTTCGTCCACGGAACAGCCGATCCCCCGGGCCCTTCCCTGTAG
- a CDS encoding PadR family transcriptional regulator: MTGSRGGVLELAVLGSLHETPLHGYELRKRLNTLLGMFRAFSYGSLYPCLRGLLNDGFIVEEEPPQDTVLGRRSKIVYRLTAEGKERLQELLNQSGPSSWEDESFGIRFAFFRHTEAEVRLRILEGRRSRLEERLDRVREALSRTRERLDSYTLELQRHGLESVEREVRWLNELIDSERRSRSAPGEGGHPPGPAQAVQEETQRADTPEADR; encoded by the coding sequence GTGACGGGCTCTCGTGGAGGTGTGCTGGAGCTCGCCGTCCTGGGGTCGCTGCACGAAACACCTCTGCACGGTTACGAGCTGCGCAAACGGCTCAACACGCTGCTCGGCATGTTCCGTGCGTTCTCCTATGGCTCGCTGTATCCCTGCCTCAGGGGCCTGCTCAACGACGGGTTCATCGTCGAGGAGGAGCCCCCGCAGGACACGGTCCTCGGCCGCCGGTCGAAGATCGTCTACCGGCTCACGGCGGAGGGTAAGGAGCGCTTGCAGGAGCTGCTCAACCAGTCGGGCCCGTCCTCCTGGGAGGACGAGAGCTTCGGCATCCGCTTCGCCTTCTTCCGCCACACGGAAGCCGAGGTGCGGCTGCGCATCCTGGAAGGCCGCCGCAGCCGCCTGGAAGAACGCCTCGACCGCGTTCGTGAGGCTCTGTCCCGCACGAGGGAGCGACTGGACAGCTACACGCTGGAGCTCCAGCGCCACGGGCTGGAGTCGGTCGAGCGCGAGGTTCGCTGGCTGAACGAGCTGATCGACTCAGAACGGCGGAGCCGGTCGGCTCCCGGCGAGGGGGGTCACCCCCCGGGTCCCGCGCAGGCCGTACAGGAAGAGACCCAGAGGGCGGACACGCCCGAGGCAGATAGGTAA
- a CDS encoding inositol-3-phosphate synthase has protein sequence MGSVRVAIVGVGNCASSLVQGVHYYRDADPGSRVPGLMHVRFGDYHVGDVEFVAAFDVDAKKVGRDLSEAIVASENNTIKICDVPPLGVTVQRGPTFDGLGEYYREIIEESDEQPVDVVQALRDARVDVLVSYLPVGSEEADRFYAQCAIDAKVAFVNALPVFIASDPEWAAKFTEAGVPIVGDDIKSQVGATITHRVLAKLFEDRGVELLRTYQLNFGGNMDFMNMLERSRLQSKKISKTQSVTSQIPHEMGKADVHIGPSDHVPWLDDRKWAYVRLEGRSFGDTPLSLEYKLEVWDSPNSAGIIIDAVRAAKIALDRGIGGPLLSPSSYFMKSPPEQYSDDAAREAVEKFIRGENER, from the coding sequence ATGGGTTCGGTGCGCGTAGCCATCGTCGGTGTGGGCAACTGCGCCTCATCGCTGGTGCAGGGCGTCCACTACTACAGGGACGCGGATCCGGGCAGCCGTGTGCCGGGCCTCATGCACGTGCGGTTCGGTGACTACCACGTCGGTGACGTGGAGTTCGTCGCCGCCTTCGACGTGGACGCCAAGAAGGTCGGCCGCGACCTGTCGGAGGCCATCGTCGCCTCCGAGAACAACACGATCAAGATCTGCGACGTGCCGCCGCTCGGCGTCACCGTGCAGCGTGGTCCCACCTTCGACGGGCTGGGCGAGTACTACCGGGAGATCATCGAGGAGTCCGACGAGCAGCCGGTGGACGTCGTCCAGGCGCTCAGGGACGCCCGGGTGGACGTGCTCGTCTCCTACCTGCCGGTGGGCTCGGAGGAGGCCGACCGCTTCTACGCGCAGTGCGCGATCGACGCCAAGGTCGCCTTCGTCAACGCGCTGCCGGTCTTCATCGCCTCCGACCCCGAGTGGGCCGCGAAGTTCACCGAGGCCGGCGTGCCGATCGTGGGCGACGACATCAAGTCGCAGGTCGGCGCCACGATCACGCACCGCGTGCTGGCCAAGCTGTTCGAGGACCGCGGAGTGGAGCTGCTGCGCACCTACCAGCTCAACTTCGGCGGGAACATGGACTTCATGAACATGCTGGAGCGCAGCCGCCTCCAGTCCAAGAAGATCTCCAAGACCCAGTCGGTCACCTCGCAGATCCCGCACGAGATGGGGAAGGCCGACGTCCACATCGGCCCGTCGGACCACGTGCCGTGGCTGGACGACCGCAAGTGGGCCTACGTCCGCCTGGAGGGCAGGTCGTTCGGCGACACCCCGCTGAGCCTTGAGTACAAGCTCGAGGTGTGGGACTCGCCCAACTCGGCCGGCATCATCATCGACGCGGTCCGCGCGGCCAAGATCGCCCTGGACCGGGGCATCGGCGGCCCGCTGCTGTCGCCCTCGTCGTACTTCATGAAGTCGCCGCCGGAGCAGTACTCCGACGACGCCGCCCGCGAGGCCGTCGAGAAGTTCATCCGGGGCGAGAACGAGCGCTGA
- the idi gene encoding isopentenyl-diphosphate Delta-isomerase, translating into MTSPEHVVLLDLEGNPIGTAPKSTVHGADTPLHLAFSSYVFDRQGRVLLSRRAGHKLTWPDAWTNSCCGHPLPGEPLSSAVVRRLAFELGLVVESVDLILPRFAYRAVMDNGMVEHELCPVYRAVVTGEAVPNAEEVGEVRWEPWASFAAGVLSGELDISPWAREQVPQLVALGPDPLAWPVADPAALPPAALPVS; encoded by the coding sequence GTGACCTCACCGGAACATGTCGTGCTGCTCGACCTCGAGGGCAACCCGATCGGCACCGCTCCCAAGTCCACCGTCCACGGCGCGGACACTCCGCTGCACCTGGCGTTCTCCAGTTATGTCTTCGACCGGCAGGGCCGGGTGCTGCTGTCGCGGCGGGCGGGCCACAAGCTGACCTGGCCCGACGCGTGGACCAACAGCTGCTGCGGCCATCCGCTGCCCGGGGAGCCGCTGTCGTCGGCGGTGGTCCGCCGCCTGGCGTTCGAGCTGGGGCTGGTCGTCGAGTCCGTCGACCTGATCCTGCCGCGCTTCGCCTACCGCGCGGTCATGGACAACGGGATGGTCGAGCACGAGCTGTGCCCGGTCTACCGGGCGGTGGTGACGGGAGAGGCCGTGCCCAACGCCGAGGAGGTCGGCGAGGTCCGCTGGGAGCCGTGGGCGAGCTTCGCGGCCGGCGTGCTGAGCGGTGAGCTCGACATCTCGCCCTGGGCCCGGGAGCAGGTGCCGCAGCTCGTCGCGCTCGGGCCGGACCCGCTGGCCTGGCCGGTGGCCGACCCGGCGGCCCTGCCGCCGGCCGCGCTCCCCGTCTCCTGA
- a CDS encoding MFS transporter, whose product MSYVSDLRVVLRGRNFRRLFATRLVSQFSDGIFQLAVGGYAFFSPERQASAADIAAGLAVLLLPYSVLGPFVGVFIDRWSRRQILVIAPIVRGALLVLTACLVAAGTSDVVFYVAALGVLAVNRFFLAALGASLPHVVPGDQLMMANAVTPTSGTVATFVGMGTAMALRTVAGSDDRGVAVLLVCSGVVFGLSALIARTMERSLLGPAYDPARPQAREAVRHVLTGLVDGARHVAHRRPAAAALTGMAAHRLMFGISTAAVVLIYRYSFTTDPDDALKGIALVLGAVGAGSFAAVLVTPWATERVRIETWVPAMLISCGILEFALCVTFREWGFLGAGFVIGVAGQSVKICADTVVQRDVEDAYLGRAFSVYDMLFNGMTVLGAALAAALLPHDGRSYPALAVIAAGYLLGAVVYRVVLPSPTPRHPAVASD is encoded by the coding sequence GTGTCCTACGTCTCCGATCTGCGGGTGGTCCTGCGGGGTCGCAACTTCCGGCGGCTCTTCGCCACGAGGCTCGTCTCGCAGTTCTCGGACGGAATCTTCCAGCTCGCCGTCGGCGGGTACGCCTTCTTCAGCCCGGAACGACAGGCCAGCGCCGCCGACATCGCGGCGGGCCTCGCCGTGCTGCTCCTGCCGTACAGCGTGCTCGGGCCCTTCGTCGGGGTGTTCATCGACCGCTGGTCGCGGCGGCAGATCCTCGTGATCGCGCCGATCGTGCGCGGGGCACTGCTGGTGCTGACCGCCTGCCTCGTCGCGGCGGGCACCTCCGACGTCGTCTTCTACGTGGCGGCGCTCGGCGTGCTCGCGGTCAACCGCTTCTTCCTGGCGGCCCTGGGCGCGTCGCTGCCCCACGTCGTGCCGGGCGACCAGCTGATGATGGCCAACGCGGTGACGCCCACCTCCGGCACGGTCGCGACGTTCGTCGGGATGGGCACGGCCATGGCGCTCCGCACGGTGGCCGGATCGGACGACCGGGGCGTCGCGGTGCTGCTCGTCTGCTCCGGCGTCGTCTTCGGGCTGAGCGCGCTGATCGCCCGGACGATGGAGCGCTCCCTGCTCGGCCCGGCGTACGACCCGGCCCGCCCGCAGGCCCGCGAGGCCGTACGGCACGTGCTGACCGGGCTGGTGGACGGCGCGCGGCACGTCGCGCACCGGCGGCCGGCGGCGGCCGCCCTGACCGGCATGGCCGCCCACCGTCTTATGTTCGGCATCTCGACGGCGGCGGTGGTCCTCATCTACCGCTACTCCTTCACCACCGACCCCGACGACGCGCTGAAGGGCATCGCGCTCGTGCTGGGCGCCGTGGGCGCCGGGAGCTTCGCCGCGGTGCTGGTCACCCCGTGGGCCACCGAACGCGTCCGGATCGAGACCTGGGTCCCGGCCATGCTGATCTCCTGCGGAATCCTGGAGTTCGCGCTGTGCGTGACGTTCCGCGAGTGGGGGTTCCTCGGCGCCGGGTTCGTGATCGGCGTCGCGGGACAGAGCGTGAAGATCTGCGCGGACACCGTCGTGCAGCGCGACGTCGAGGACGCCTATCTCGGCCGCGCCTTCTCCGTGTACGACATGCTGTTCAACGGCATGACGGTCCTCGGCGCGGCGCTGGCGGCGGCTCTCCTCCCCCACGACGGCAGGTCCTACCCGGCGCTCGCCGTGATCGCCGCCGGCTACCTGCTCGGCGCGGTGGTCTACCGCGTGGTCCTTCCCTCCCCCACCCCCCGCCACCCCGCCGTCGCCTCCGATTGA
- a CDS encoding adenosylmethionine--8-amino-7-oxononanoate transaminase, with translation MEAEEISRLDREHVWHPYAAVPSAAPAQVVRRAHGVRLTLGDGREVVDGMSSWWAAIHGYNHPRLNQAARDQLDDMAHVMFGGLTHEPAVRLAQRLAELTGLDRVFLADSGSVAVEVAIKMALQAAGPGRTRLLTVRGGYHGDTFGAMAVCDPVNGMHHLFSGVLPQHVFAPLPPAGYGTPPDEAYLAELSALAGAHAAELAAIIVEPVVQGAGGMRFSHPAYLRRLRELADEHGVLLIADEIATGFGRTGELFGCDHAGIRPDIMCVGKALTGGYLTLAATLCTARVADAVGVLMHGPTFMGNPLAAAVANASLDLLAERPWREEVKRIEAGLLDGLAPAAGHPGVRDVRVLGAIGVIEMTDPVDVPRVQDIVLRHGVWLRPFGRLIYTMPPYACGPGDIAAITRAMVAAATS, from the coding sequence GTGGAGGCTGAGGAGATCTCGCGGCTGGACCGGGAGCATGTCTGGCATCCGTACGCGGCGGTGCCCTCGGCGGCTCCGGCGCAGGTGGTCCGGCGGGCCCACGGCGTACGGCTCACGCTCGGCGACGGGCGGGAGGTCGTCGACGGCATGTCGTCCTGGTGGGCGGCGATCCACGGGTACAACCACCCCCGCTTGAACCAGGCCGCCCGCGACCAGCTCGACGACATGGCGCACGTGATGTTCGGCGGGCTCACGCACGAGCCCGCCGTACGGCTCGCGCAGCGGCTGGCGGAGCTGACCGGGCTGGACCGGGTGTTCCTCGCCGACTCCGGCTCGGTGGCCGTCGAGGTGGCGATCAAGATGGCCCTGCAGGCCGCGGGACCCGGGCGGACCAGGCTGCTCACGGTCAGGGGCGGCTACCACGGCGACACGTTCGGCGCGATGGCGGTGTGCGACCCGGTGAACGGCATGCACCACCTGTTCTCCGGCGTGCTCCCGCAGCACGTCTTCGCTCCGCTCCCACCCGCCGGATACGGCACGCCGCCCGACGAGGCGTACCTGGCGGAGCTGTCGGCGCTGGCCGGGGCGCACGCGGCGGAGCTGGCGGCGATCATCGTCGAGCCGGTCGTGCAGGGCGCCGGAGGCATGCGCTTCTCCCATCCCGCCTATCTGCGGCGGCTGCGTGAGCTGGCCGACGAACACGGCGTCCTGCTCATCGCCGACGAGATCGCGACGGGTTTCGGGCGCACCGGCGAGCTGTTCGGCTGCGACCACGCCGGGATCCGGCCGGACATCATGTGCGTCGGCAAGGCGCTCACCGGCGGATACCTGACCCTGGCGGCCACCCTGTGCACGGCGCGGGTGGCCGACGCGGTCGGCGTGCTGATGCACGGGCCGACCTTCATGGGCAACCCGCTGGCCGCCGCGGTCGCCAACGCCTCACTCGACCTGCTCGCCGAGCGTCCCTGGCGGGAGGAGGTCAAGCGGATCGAGGCCGGGCTCCTCGACGGCCTCGCCCCCGCCGCCGGCCACCCCGGCGTACGGGACGTGCGGGTCCTCGGCGCGATCGGGGTGATCGAGATGACCGATCCCGTCGACGTGCCGCGCGTCCAGGACATCGTGCTGCGGCACGGCGTGTGGCTCCGGCCGTTCGGCCGGCTGATCTACACGATGCCGCCGTACGCCTGCGGGCCCGGCGACATCGCCGCGATCACCCGCGCCATGGTCGCCGCCGCCACGAGCTGA
- a CDS encoding CCA tRNA nucleotidyltransferase, producing the protein MNELFRRIAPVADELGELFAARGHELALVGGSVRDVFLGRVGKDIDLTTDARPDRVLEIVKDWADAVWTIGIEFGTVGVRKGGRLLEITTYRSESYDPASRKPDVMYGDSLDGDLARRDFAVNAMAVRLPGHEFVDPYGGLPDLAAKVLRTPGAPERSFDDDPLRMLRAARFAAQLGFAVAPEVVEAMTAMAGRIEIVSAERIRDELDKLVCGTYPRAGLTLLVDTGLAAHVLPELPKLRLEIDEHHRHKDVYEHTLIVLERAIGLETAGPDRVLRWAALLHDIGKPKTRRNEPGGRVSFHHHEVVGAQMAKKRLTELRFPKDVVSDVSKLVELHLRFHGYGTGEWTDSAVRRYVRDAEHLLSGLHKLTRADCTTRNRRKAQALSRTYDQLEVRIARLAEEEELAKIRPELDGNEIQEILGVPPGPVVGRAYKHLLEIRMDHGLIGKEAAGDALRAWARENGLLS; encoded by the coding sequence GTGAACGAACTGTTCCGCCGGATCGCCCCGGTCGCCGACGAACTCGGCGAGCTGTTCGCGGCCCGGGGACACGAGCTGGCCCTGGTCGGCGGATCCGTCCGCGACGTCTTCCTGGGCCGCGTGGGCAAGGACATCGACCTGACGACGGACGCCAGGCCCGACCGGGTGCTGGAGATCGTCAAGGACTGGGCGGACGCCGTCTGGACGATCGGGATCGAGTTCGGCACGGTCGGCGTCCGCAAGGGCGGCCGGCTCCTGGAGATCACCACCTACCGCAGCGAGTCGTACGACCCGGCCTCCCGCAAGCCGGACGTGATGTACGGCGACTCGCTCGACGGCGACCTCGCCCGCCGCGACTTCGCGGTCAACGCGATGGCGGTCCGCCTGCCCGGCCACGAGTTCGTCGACCCGTACGGCGGGCTCCCCGACCTCGCCGCCAAGGTGCTGCGCACGCCCGGCGCCCCGGAGCGGTCGTTCGACGACGACCCGCTGCGGATGCTGCGCGCCGCGCGGTTCGCCGCGCAGCTGGGCTTCGCGGTCGCCCCCGAGGTGGTCGAGGCCATGACCGCGATGGCCGGCCGCATCGAGATCGTCTCGGCGGAGCGCATCCGCGACGAGCTCGACAAGCTGGTCTGCGGCACGTACCCGAGGGCCGGCCTCACGCTGCTCGTGGACACCGGACTGGCCGCCCACGTGCTGCCCGAGCTGCCGAAGCTGCGGCTGGAGATCGACGAGCACCACCGGCACAAGGACGTCTACGAGCACACGCTGATCGTGCTGGAGCGGGCGATCGGGCTGGAGACGGCCGGACCGGACCGCGTGCTGCGGTGGGCCGCCCTGCTGCACGACATCGGCAAGCCGAAGACCCGCCGCAACGAGCCGGGGGGCCGGGTGTCGTTCCACCACCACGAGGTGGTCGGGGCGCAGATGGCGAAGAAGCGGCTGACCGAGCTGAGGTTCCCCAAGGACGTGGTGTCCGACGTGTCCAAGCTCGTGGAGCTACACCTGCGTTTCCACGGGTACGGCACGGGAGAGTGGACCGACAGCGCCGTGCGCCGCTACGTCCGCGACGCCGAGCACCTGCTGTCCGGCCTGCACAAGCTGACCAGGGCCGACTGCACCACCCGCAACAGGCGTAAGGCGCAGGCCCTGTCGCGCACCTACGACCAGCTGGAGGTCCGCATCGCCCGGCTGGCCGAGGAGGAGGAGCTCGCCAAGATCCGGCCCGAGCTGGACGGCAACGAGATCCAGGAGATCCTCGGCGTGCCGCCCGGCCCGGTCGTCGGCCGGGCCTACAAGCACCTGCTGGAGATCCGCATGGACCACGGCCTGATCGGCAAGGAGGCGGCCGGGGACGCCCTGCGCGCCTGGGCCCGCGAGAACGGTCTTCTGTCCTGA
- a CDS encoding aminoacyl-tRNA deacylase, translating to MKDALAIHRWLLAHQIHHEIVRLPRPLTCADELPEVLGVAPETCLCVSLFEVTARTGTRAVAVVSMVGRSPAPAAVASLLRTPRVRPASSFTVNSATDYADGLVCPLLLPDELTVLVDQRLRDRLDPDEVVHTATGERRTALRLRAIHLFDLVAAKAVDIRTIPRRGAASLASPIRTA from the coding sequence ATGAAAGACGCTCTCGCGATTCACCGCTGGCTCCTCGCCCACCAGATCCACCATGAGATCGTACGTCTTCCGCGTCCGTTGACTTGCGCCGACGAGCTGCCCGAGGTCCTCGGGGTGGCCCCCGAGACCTGCCTGTGCGTGTCGCTCTTCGAGGTGACCGCGCGGACGGGCACCCGGGCGGTGGCCGTGGTGAGCATGGTCGGCCGCTCTCCCGCGCCCGCGGCGGTGGCCTCCCTGCTGCGTACCCCCAGGGTACGCCCCGCCTCGTCCTTCACGGTGAACTCGGCGACCGACTACGCCGACGGGCTGGTCTGCCCGCTGCTGCTGCCCGACGAGCTGACCGTGCTGGTGGACCAGCGACTGCGGGACCGCCTCGATCCCGACGAGGTCGTCCACACCGCGACAGGCGAGCGCCGCACCGCGTTGCGGCTGCGCGCGATCCACCTGTTCGACCTGGTCGCGGCCAAGGCCGTGGACATCAGGACGATCCCCCGGAGGGGCGCGGCGAGCCTCGCGAGTCCTATCCGGACCGCTTAG